One region of Sebastes fasciatus isolate fSebFas1 chromosome 1, fSebFas1.pri, whole genome shotgun sequence genomic DNA includes:
- the LOC141774354 gene encoding tripartite motif-containing protein 16-like: protein MAQKGVQLERESFSCSICLDLLKDPVTTTCGHSYCMNCIKSFWDGEDEKKIYSCPQCRQTFTPRPVLLKNTMLAVLVEELKKTGLQAAPADHCYAGPEDVACDVCTGRKLKAFKSCLACLASYCEKHLQRHYDSAPFKKHKLVEPSKKLQENICSRHDEVMKMFCRTDQQCICYLCSVDEHKGHDTVSAAAERTERQRELEVSRLNIQQRIQDREKDVKLLQQEVEAVNRSADKAVEDSEKIFTELIRLMEKRSCDVKQQVRSQQKSEVSRVKELQEKLEQEITELKRRDAEMKLLSHTEDHNQFLLNYPSLSPLSESTSSINIRPLSYFEDVTAAVSEVRDKLQDVLREKWTNVSQTVTEVDVLLSQPEPKTRAGFLKYSREITLDPNTAHTQLLLSEGNRKATYMKQEQSYSSHPDRFTGYCQQVLSRESLTGRCYWEVERRGTGVNVAVAYKSIRRAGEGIECLFGYNDKSWALDCKQNSYSFWYNKVQTPVSGPQSSRVGVYLDHSAGILSFYSVSETMTLLHRVQTTFTEPLYAGLWLHYCDDNTAELCKLK from the coding sequence atggcgcagaaaggagttcagctggagagagagtcattctcttgttcgatctgtctggatctactgaaggatccggtgactactacctgtggacacagctactgcatgaactgtattaaaagcttctgggatggagaggatgagaagaagatctacagctgccctcagtgtaggcagaccttcacaccgaggcctgtcctgctgaaaaacaccatgttagcagttttagtggaggaactgaagaagactggactccaagctgctcctgctgatcactgctatgctggacctgaagatgtggcctgtgatgtctgcactgggaggaaactgaaagccttcaagtcctgtctggcgtgtctggcctcttactgtgagaaacacctccagcgtcattatgactcagctccgttcaagaaacacaagctggtggagccctccaagaagctccaggagaacatctgctctcgtcacgacgaggtgatgaagatgttctgtcgtactgatcagcagtgtatctgttatctctgctctgtggatgaacataaaggccacgacaccgtctcagctgcagcagaaaggaccgagaggcagagagagctggaggtgagtcgactcaacatccagcagaggatccaggacagagagaaagatgtgaagctgctccaacaggaggtggaggctgtcaatcgctctgctgataaagcagtggaggacagtgagaagatcttcaccgagctgatccgtctcatggagaaaagaagctgtgatgtgaagcagcaggtcagatcccagcagaaaagtgaagtgagtcgagtcaaagagcttcaggagaagctggagcaggagatcactgagctgaagaggagagacgctgagatgaagctgctgtcacacacagaggatcacaaccagtttcttcttaactacccctcactgtcaccactcagtgaatctacatccagcatcaatatccgtcctctgagctactttgaggacgtgacggcggctgtgtcagaagtcagagataaactacaggacgttctgagagagaaatggacaaacgtctcacagacagtgactgaagtggatgttttactgtcacaaccagagcccaagaccagagctgggttcttaaaatattcacgagaaatcacactggatccaaacacagcacacacacagctgttattatctgaggggaacagaaaagcaacatataTGAAACAAGAACAGTCTTattctagtcacccagacagattcactggaTATTGTcagcaggtcctgagtagagagagtctgactggacgttgttactgggaggtggagaggagagggacaggagttaatgtagcagtcgcatacaagagtatcaggagagcaggggagggGATTGAATGTTTGTTTGGATACAATGATAAATCTTGGGCGTTAGATTGTAAACAAAACAGTTATAGCTTTTGGTACAACAAAGTCCAaacccccgtctcaggtcctcagtcctccagagtaggagtgtacctggatcacagtgcaggtattctgtccttctacagcgtctctgaaaccatgactctcctccacagagtccagaccacattcactgagcctctctatgctggactttgGCTTCATTATTGTGATGATaacactgctgagttgtgtaaactgaaatag